Proteins encoded within one genomic window of Komagataella phaffii GS115 chromosome 3, complete sequence:
- a CDS encoding Vacuolar H+ ATPase subunit e of the V-ATPase V0 subcomplex, with translation MSGVWRSTVLLTLAMCWLMWAFTYLAQLHPLVAPRRSDLRPEYAE, from the exons ATGAGTGG CGTTTGGAGAAGTACAGTGCTGTTAACTTTAGCTATGTGTTGGTTAATGTGGGCGTTCACTTATCTCGCACAATTGCATCCATTGGTAGCCCCAAGGAGATCCGATCTTAGACCAGAATACGCCGAGTAA
- a CDS encoding Basic leucine zipper (bZIP) transcription factor of the ATF/CREB family, activates transcription of, which produces MAHNNPQLVQEQPFSPVSQIDVNPRQSQGQIQQQSNTLSSPINQGAEKSKKSSGGTFPHLFNQPTFDVHTMPPTNPPIFEQYYQQPSPFSHPIKTPNVIGVHNSHQYPSAVSHAGLGFLDDQQFLSMNPSYYNTVNDDSSLYANVVPDVLNFNSTFDNDGIVPSNPQFPTLKRRISISNGQIGQLIQATHMYQQQQQKGANFDQQELVKTSEHQARKTPTHNIKLEDNSEFVSSLDSEGSDTKSSTIVLDDDGLPKHQLLYNNEVIFNPNDTLIPGTSAWKRQKLLERNRIAASKCRHKKKVIQEKLQKDVDLFSQENRFLSKRIQLLEKSLEQIQALVDGHISNCSNEDDLSQIREAIRNLRVDEGALKKNFRDSIKLTQDEDSE; this is translated from the coding sequence ATGGCTCATAATAACCCACAGCTGGTACAGGAACAACCTTTCTCTCCCGTTTCACAGATTGACGTGAATCCTCGTCAATCACAGGGACAGATACAACAGCAATCAAACACTCTGAGTTCCCCAATAAATCAGGGTGCAGAGAAGTCCAAAAAATCCTCTGGAGGCACTTTTCCCCATCTATTCAACCAGCCCACATTTGATGTTCATACCATGCCTCCAACAAATCCCCCAATCTTTGAGCAATATTATCAACAGCCGTCCCCCTTTTCCCATCCAATCAAAACGCCAAATGTCATAGGTGTACATAACTCCCATCAATATCCATCGGCCGTTTCCCACGCAGGCCTTGGATTTCTGGATGACCAGCAGTTTTTATCCATGAATCCTTCCTACTACAATACGGTCAACGATGACTCAAGTTTATATGCGAACGTAGTTCCTGATGTTCTAAATTTCAACTCAACTTTTGACAACGATGGTATCGTACCTTCAAACCCTCAGTTTCCTACtctgaaaagaaggatATCAATATCCAATGGTCAAATAGGTCAGCTTATACAAGCCACCCATATGtatcaacagcaacagcaaaaAGGGGCAAACTTCGATCAGCAGGAGCTTGTGAAGACGTCTGAACACCAGGCCAGGAAAACACCCACTCACAATATTAAACTGGAAGATAATTCAGAGTTCGTTTCTAGTCTGGACTCTGAAGGTTCTGACACCAAGTCATCCACTATAGTTCTGGATGACGATGGGCTTCCCAAGCACCAGCTGTTGTATAACAACGAAGTCATTTTTAACCCAAATGATACCCTGATTCCTGGGACGAGTGCTTGGAAAAGACAGAAGTTGCTGGAAAGAAACAGGATAGCTGCCTCTAAATGTAGACATAAGAAAAAAgttattcaagaaaagcTGCAGAAGGACGTTGATCTATTTTCTCAGGAGAATAGGttcctttccaaaagaattCAGCTTTTAGAGAAATCTTTGGAACAAATCCAAGCTTTGGTGGATGGTCACATCTCCAATTGCTCCAATGAAGATGATCTGAGCCAAATACGAGAAGCAATAAGGAACCTTCGTGTTGACGAGGGTGCTCTGAAGAAAAACTTCAGGGATTCTATTAAACTAactcaagatgaagattcAGAATAA
- a CDS encoding Component of the ESCRT-I complex, which is involved in ubiquitin-dependent sorting of proteins into, which produces MGLPESLLRWLFQVLKPQYHNPVLCYQDVSLILMKYSSLKPRTRVFADNKGQDQLLLSLYGSIPCKHHNVTYEIPITIWIPLDYPNSHPTIYVTPSNETHVLNPNNYVDANGKVYHPFISQWHSVYGADKYNDPKKVQENRLLKLVEVIGDAFGREFPLFKRHAPPPIPGYDNPRQSPRLPTNEVNPMNSPRSEVLASSQPPPLPTKPKEYQSPPPDSSRPLNFNTSSHSTPSQQSLSSPQPGATVPYVYKDMLSSNFDQSHKGDEQHSLLTSLHKSLSVLLEQDLKLLYNEDILPQLQRIEKELLALKDLASKDDQLVKYYQTQIKKNKQILESKISEASYMIKNLSNDKSVDKIDEILVAETVVFNQLYDLRTEEASINDTIDIITKSHDSGSIDTDLFLKYTRQLSREKFMVIALTKKIITSIGIENK; this is translated from the coding sequence ATGGGATTGCCAGAGTCTCTCCTCAGATGGTTGTTTCAGGTGTTGAAACCACAGTATCATAATCCTGTGCTATGCTATCAGGATGTTTCATTGATTCTAATGAAGTACTCTTCATTGAAACCAAGAACGAGGGTATTTGCCGATAACAAAGGACAAGACCAGTTACTGCTTAGTTTATACGGCTCTATCCCTTGCAAACATCATAATGTGACATATGAGATACCTATAACGATATGGATACCATTGGATTATCCAAACTCCCATCCCACCATTTATGTCACTCCATCAAATGAGACGCATGTCCTCAACCCCAACAACTACGTTGATGCAAATGGGAAGGTCTACCATCCGTTTATCTCCCAATGGCATTCGGTGTACGGAGCAGATAAGTACAATGATCCCAAAAAGGTACAAGAAAACCGTTTGCTGAAGCTTGTCGAGGTAATAGGTGATGCCTTTGGAAGAGAGTTTCCATTGTTCAAACGACATGCCCCTCCACCAATTCCAGGATATGATAATCCGAGGCAAAGTCCTAGACTACCAACAAATGAAGTAAATCCGATGAACAGCCCTAGATCGGAGGTTCTTGCTTCAAGTCAACCACCTCCTTTGCCTACAAAGCCCAAGGAATACCAATCACCTCCACCGGACTCAAGTAGACCTCTCAACTTCAATACTTCTTCACATTCAACTCCATCCCAACAGAGCCTCTCAAGTCCCCAGCCTGGAGCTACGGTTCCTTATGTCTACAAAGATATGCTTTCCTCGAACTTTGATCAATCACATAAGGGAGATGAGCAGCATTCTCTCTTAACTTCGCTGCATAAATCTCTTTCAGTGTTGCTGGAACAAGATCTCAAATTGCTATACAACGAAGATATACTTCctcaattgcaaagaattgaaaaagagttgctagcattgaaagatttggcCTCAAAAGACGACCAACTAGTCAAGTACTATCAAACACAGATAAAAAAGAATAAGCAAATCTTAGAATCGAAAATTTCCGAAGCCTCCTATATGATCAAAAATCTTTCCAATGATAAAAGTGTTGACAAAATAGACGAAATTCTTGTTGCTGAGACGGTTGTCTTCAACCAATTGTACGATCTCAGAACGGAAGAGGCAAGCATTAATGATACGATAGACATTATCACCAAATCTCATGACTCTGGCTCCATCGATACAGAccttttcttgaaatacACTAGACAATTGTCCAGAGAAAAGTTTATGGTTATTGCATTGACTAAAAAAATAATTACATCcattggaattgaaaataaatAG